Proteins co-encoded in one Prevotella sp. E13-27 genomic window:
- a CDS encoding fasciclin domain-containing protein, giving the protein MIKISNTVKWLCAALFFTLHSSLFTSCSDDPDTSNYYTFKGQMMSDYLKSHENYSQFAALVERTGMNKLLSTYGEFTCFVPTNEAMNAYLVKKGLNSFDELSKEDCDTLVRTHLVKDMYTTSDMNDGVLSTSNMNRRYIEVSHGIDQDGNGVVFLNGTSHIIFELQDDSVENGFVQPITEVLESSNRMILDIVDMNPNIKLFAQALRSCGFDEKLYAYRDESWDVDRLNYPRIRYVSHVNKETATVPDEKRTGFTLFIPTDSVLREKYGITTLQQLYNKACEIYDMQYPEDKSQPYHSFENIKNEKNPLYRFLAYHILTRDVKGWNYLTPYNDIGIETEVMNPVDWYETMLPHTMMKFERLTVRKWRGPSTVGQRYANRRWDDEFQIPGTYIYPKVESDYKNDAINGRYFYVDDILAFDDQTRNQVFNGLIRMDFSTIFPELMTNDIRLNSRNNGTKCPNNDPEYDETGKFGRNYYFPNGYLEGVTLNEGTKFVYRRPHDWYDSYEGDEMNLFGDFDITFRVPPVPFDGQWQIRLGFAAEPSRGVAQIYLDDKPQGIPIDMTKNLNHSSIIGANWVSDYRNMDVLTLSTDQKELKNKGYYRGATGGYHYEYGAGNTNRIYFASQPHTYRIVLCTTNMNAGEEHFLRIRSVSTKQGNDNEFMLDYLELVPRSVFGVTDEGSMEPML; this is encoded by the coding sequence ATGATCAAGATAAGTAATACCGTGAAGTGGCTGTGCGCAGCCTTATTCTTCACTCTTCACTCTTCACTCTTTACTTCGTGTAGTGATGACCCAGATACATCGAACTATTACACTTTCAAGGGTCAGATGATGAGCGATTACCTAAAAAGCCACGAGAACTATAGCCAGTTTGCAGCTCTTGTGGAGCGTACAGGTATGAACAAACTGCTCTCAACCTATGGTGAGTTTACTTGTTTCGTTCCCACGAACGAGGCTATGAACGCCTATCTTGTAAAGAAAGGACTCAACAGCTTCGACGAACTAAGCAAGGAGGACTGTGACACATTGGTCCGAACTCATTTAGTGAAAGATATGTACACCACCTCTGACATGAACGACGGCGTGCTCTCTACTTCCAACATGAACCGTCGCTATATTGAGGTGAGTCATGGAATAGACCAAGACGGCAATGGTGTGGTTTTCCTCAACGGAACGTCACACATCATCTTTGAACTGCAGGACGACTCTGTTGAGAACGGTTTCGTGCAGCCCATCACGGAGGTGTTGGAGAGCTCTAATCGCATGATTCTAGATATTGTGGACATGAACCCTAATATCAAGCTCTTCGCACAGGCACTCCGTAGCTGCGGCTTTGATGAGAAACTCTATGCCTATCGCGATGAGTCATGGGACGTGGATCGTCTGAACTATCCACGCATCCGTTATGTGTCTCACGTCAACAAGGAGACTGCTACAGTGCCAGATGAGAAGCGCACTGGTTTTACTCTTTTTATTCCTACTGACTCAGTACTGAGGGAGAAATATGGCATAACCACATTGCAGCAGCTCTACAATAAAGCTTGCGAGATTTACGATATGCAGTATCCTGAAGACAAGAGCCAGCCTTATCATTCGTTTGAGAATATCAAGAACGAGAAGAACCCGCTATACCGCTTCCTTGCTTATCACATCCTGACTCGCGACGTAAAGGGTTGGAACTATCTCACACCTTATAACGATATAGGCATAGAGACTGAGGTGATGAATCCTGTTGACTGGTATGAAACCATGTTGCCCCACACGATGATGAAGTTCGAGCGACTCACCGTGCGTAAGTGGAGAGGACCGAGCACAGTAGGTCAGCGTTATGCAAACCGCCGTTGGGACGATGAGTTCCAGATTCCAGGAACATATATCTATCCGAAGGTAGAGAGCGACTATAAGAACGATGCCATCAACGGACGCTACTTCTACGTAGATGATATCCTCGCCTTTGATGACCAGACACGCAACCAGGTATTCAACGGACTCATACGCATGGACTTCTCCACTATCTTCCCGGAACTGATGACTAACGACATACGTCTGAACTCGCGTAATAATGGTACGAAGTGTCCCAATAACGACCCCGAATACGATGAGACGGGTAAGTTTGGACGTAACTACTATTTTCCCAACGGCTATTTGGAAGGAGTGACCCTCAACGAGGGAACGAAGTTCGTCTATCGCCGTCCCCACGACTGGTATGACAGCTATGAAGGTGATGAGATGAACCTCTTTGGCGACTTCGACATCACATTCCGTGTTCCTCCTGTGCCATTCGACGGACAGTGGCAGATTCGTCTCGGTTTTGCTGCAGAGCCTTCTCGTGGTGTGGCACAGATATATCTCGATGACAAACCGCAGGGCATCCCCATTGATATGACAAAGAACTTGAACCACTCATCGATCATCGGTGCTAACTGGGTCAGCGACTATCGTAACATGGATGTACTGACGCTCTCAACAGACCAAAAGGAGTTGAAGAATAAAGGCTATTACCGTGGCGCTACCGGTGGCTACCATTATGAATATGGTGCAGGCAACACGAACCGCATCTACTTTGCCAGCCAGCCCCACACTTATCGCATCGTGCTCTGTACGACAAACATGAATGCCGGTGAGGAACATTTCCTTCGTATCCGTAGCGTCTCGACCAAGCAGGGTAACGACAATGAGTTTATGCTCGACTACCTCGAACTGGTGCCACGCAGTGTCTTCGGTGTTACTGATGAGGGCAGCATGGAGCCGATGTTGTAA
- a CDS encoding fasciclin domain-containing protein, which produces MKRSLKKTTKWLSTALLFTLHSSLFTSCSDQWNDHYESTSQAEAKGSLWTAISENSNLSNFARVAKVCGYDRILSGNQTYTVFAPTNAHFTDAEADVLVDSYNEQVAKGVEDKNNTVVLRFLQNHIAMYRHPVSSMTNDTISMMNHKYMPLTFDGIYGKLFTMKNSLCANGLLFTIDEKLDYIANVFESLDIEEGLDSVYAFLNSHSIYEFSESESVPGEIIDGVTHYLDSVTHLRNDLLERFGYISSEDSSYIMVAPVNSEWERLVNEYAPYFVYAKNIEGADSMAYTNTRLAIVGGSIFSRNTNKALQDSAVSTQAYSYQIRQMMGMDESYYIFQKPYGEGGIFNGTKNITCSNGQTLKATSFAIPKTKTFLQAVRVEAENHIDTILNANSIVRTPQVVSNNPFYGQVSDNCFIVARPDKDDSKVILGFRVPRLLASAKYNVYAVFAPATAADIRDVEETTKPLTVVSGISQTDKNGKMVQARLRNPKTVDCTKVDTLLLQSNVTINTCGYDLSTPNVRLDIQSNTPGATLRIDCIKFVPTE; this is translated from the coding sequence ATGAAAAGAAGCCTGAAGAAGACAACGAAGTGGCTGTCTACAGCCTTACTCTTCACTCTTCATTCTTCACTCTTCACTTCATGTAGTGACCAGTGGAACGACCACTACGAGAGCACATCACAGGCTGAGGCTAAAGGCTCGTTGTGGACTGCCATCTCTGAGAATAGCAATCTGAGTAACTTTGCCCGTGTTGCCAAGGTATGCGGCTACGACCGCATTCTCAGCGGTAACCAGACCTATACGGTCTTCGCTCCTACGAATGCTCATTTCACCGATGCTGAGGCCGACGTCCTTGTCGACAGTTATAACGAACAGGTGGCTAAGGGCGTGGAAGACAAAAATAACACTGTGGTGCTCCGTTTCTTGCAGAACCACATCGCCATGTATCGTCATCCTGTCTCATCGATGACCAACGACACCATCTCGATGATGAATCATAAATACATGCCGCTGACCTTTGACGGTATTTACGGAAAGCTCTTTACGATGAAGAACAGTCTCTGTGCCAACGGACTGCTGTTCACGATAGATGAGAAGCTTGACTATATCGCTAACGTTTTTGAGAGCCTCGATATTGAAGAGGGGCTCGACAGCGTCTATGCTTTCCTCAACAGCCACAGCATCTATGAGTTCAGTGAGTCAGAGAGTGTGCCAGGTGAGATTATCGATGGCGTGACCCACTATCTCGACTCCGTCACACACCTGCGTAATGATCTTCTTGAGAGATTTGGCTACATCAGCTCAGAGGATAGCTCATATATCATGGTGGCACCAGTCAACAGCGAGTGGGAGCGTCTGGTAAACGAATACGCACCTTACTTCGTCTATGCTAAGAACATTGAAGGAGCTGACTCTATGGCTTATACCAACACACGTCTGGCCATCGTGGGCGGCTCTATATTCAGCCGCAACACAAACAAAGCGCTTCAGGATTCAGCTGTCTCTACACAAGCCTATTCATATCAGATACGTCAGATGATGGGTATGGATGAAAGCTACTACATCTTCCAAAAACCTTATGGAGAAGGTGGTATCTTTAATGGCACAAAAAACATCACTTGCAGTAACGGACAGACACTGAAGGCCACTTCTTTCGCCATCCCTAAAACAAAGACTTTCCTTCAGGCTGTGAGAGTGGAGGCTGAGAACCACATTGATACTATCCTCAATGCCAACAGCATAGTAAGGACACCACAGGTGGTTTCAAACAATCCTTTCTATGGACAAGTGTCAGACAACTGCTTTATTGTGGCACGTCCCGACAAAGATGATTCGAAGGTTATCCTGGGCTTCCGCGTGCCACGTCTGTTGGCAAGTGCAAAATATAACGTATATGCCGTCTTTGCACCCGCTACGGCTGCTGACATACGCGATGTGGAAGAGACAACGAAACCATTGACAGTGGTCAGTGGCATCAGCCAGACCGACAAGAATGGTAAGATGGTTCAGGCACGACTGCGCAACCCCAAAACCGTTGATTGTACCAAGGTTGACACGCTGCTGTTGCAGAGTAATGTGACAATCAATACCTGTGGCTATGACCTCTCAACGCCTAATGTGCGACTTGACATACAGTCCAACACCCCCGGCGCTACGCTCCGCATCGACTGCATTAAGTTTGTTCCCACAGAGTAG
- a CDS encoding SusC/RagA family TonB-linked outer membrane protein, protein MNKLRNIIVSVAFLMTGLLSASAQDLRQVKGRVLDATTGLPLSGVLVGASERQDYSTITESDGTYTLKVPTIVTSLKFTLPGYNMVKSGLPHEDSLRDIMLYPATFSDNYSTETNVNAKAEATGFQFSNSVAIEDEIQKQLGAQVRTIPRSGTPGIGSVMFIGGISSINANAQPLIVIDGVIYDQQYGRTMLHDGFYNDILANISPTDIEKVEVLQNGTALYGAKGANGVILINTRRNHSMATRITASISGGVTFEPKTFDVMNASQYRSYASDLLQTTNTTLTKFKFLDDSPSNYYWPQYNNNTNWRDHVYRTAFTQNYSINIEGGDEVADYNLSLGYIDQQSTLDKNKMNRINIRFNSDIHITKKLDIRFDASFANQTRNLRNDGAPENYTEGTPTSAAFLAYAKSPIISPWTFSAGKIREGFVDVSDETYLDEALSGYSNYNYKLANPLALNQYSDAENKNHFENSMVNLAIRPKFQFNSHLSLSEHFSYNLVNTNEKLYIPHNGVPSYYVASVNKTVQNEVRSMAAKQNSIMSDTRLAWNNRYDAHNIRLFAGARFNWEDYTQTAQLGYNTTNDKMPAISSSLDNATPSGYSNKWKNIACYLHAQYDYMQRYYLQLNMAAETSSRFGRDADHSVKLFQVPWGIFHGAQASWVVTNEPCFAAVNGIDYLKLSVGYDVSGNDDIDYFAARSYFASQNFMQDVSGLSFANIGNTHLQWETTTRFNAGLEANFLANRLNVRLNYFRSKVDNMLMYQPLHFTTGLRNNWSNDGAMKNEGFDISFNAKLLALKDFQWELGASMGHYKNKVTQLPDGDKAVETSVYGATIRTAVGQTANLFYGYRTQGVFSTSEEAAAANLYTMAADGVTRQYFAAGDVHFTDINLDGQISDADRMVIGDPNPDIYGNIFTSLAYKRFKLDVRFNYSLGNDVYNYMRQQMESGSRFMNQTTAITSRWQTEGQQTDIPRVTFQDPLGNSRFSDRWIENGSYLKLKTVTLSYTLPMNTQFIQGLQFWIQCDNVFTLTKYLGSDPEFAMTNNIIGQGIDVGRLPQSRTLVAGVKINL, encoded by the coding sequence ATGAATAAGTTAAGAAACATAATAGTATCTGTTGCCTTTCTCATGACGGGTCTGCTGTCAGCCTCTGCGCAAGACTTGCGCCAGGTGAAAGGTCGTGTCCTCGATGCAACAACAGGACTGCCTCTTAGCGGTGTTCTTGTAGGAGCATCAGAGAGACAAGACTATAGCACCATTACCGAGTCTGATGGCACATACACGCTGAAAGTGCCCACTATCGTCACTTCGTTGAAGTTTACCTTACCTGGTTACAATATGGTGAAAAGCGGATTGCCCCATGAAGACAGTTTGCGTGACATCATGCTCTATCCAGCGACCTTCAGTGACAACTATTCCACAGAGACTAATGTCAATGCCAAGGCTGAAGCCACAGGCTTCCAGTTCTCTAACTCTGTGGCTATAGAAGACGAAATCCAAAAACAGCTGGGGGCGCAGGTGCGAACCATCCCCCGAAGTGGTACGCCCGGCATCGGCAGCGTAATGTTCATTGGTGGCATCAGCTCTATCAATGCCAATGCTCAGCCGCTCATCGTCATCGACGGTGTCATCTACGACCAGCAGTATGGTCGCACCATGCTCCACGACGGTTTCTATAATGACATCCTTGCAAACATCTCGCCTACGGATATAGAGAAGGTTGAGGTGCTGCAGAACGGTACTGCCCTCTATGGTGCCAAAGGCGCTAATGGCGTTATACTCATCAACACTCGCCGCAATCACTCTATGGCTACACGCATTACTGCCAGCATTTCAGGTGGAGTGACTTTCGAGCCAAAGACCTTTGACGTGATGAATGCGTCGCAGTATCGCAGCTATGCCAGCGATTTGCTGCAGACCACTAACACTACACTCACCAAGTTCAAGTTCCTCGATGACTCACCATCTAACTACTACTGGCCACAGTACAACAACAATACCAACTGGCGTGACCACGTTTATCGCACTGCCTTCACTCAGAACTACAGCATCAATATCGAGGGTGGTGACGAAGTCGCTGATTACAATCTTTCTCTTGGTTACATCGATCAGCAATCCACACTTGATAAGAACAAGATGAACCGCATCAACATTCGTTTCAACTCCGATATCCATATAACCAAGAAGTTGGATATACGTTTCGATGCATCATTTGCTAACCAAACACGTAATCTGCGTAACGACGGCGCACCAGAGAACTATACCGAAGGCACTCCCACATCAGCCGCCTTCCTCGCCTATGCCAAGTCACCTATCATCAGCCCATGGACGTTCTCCGCCGGCAAGATTCGTGAAGGCTTTGTCGATGTGTCAGATGAGACCTATCTTGATGAGGCACTCTCAGGCTATAGTAACTACAACTATAAACTCGCCAATCCACTCGCACTCAATCAGTACAGCGATGCCGAAAACAAGAACCACTTCGAGAACTCCATGGTCAATCTCGCCATTCGTCCGAAGTTCCAGTTTAACTCCCATCTCTCACTCAGCGAGCACTTCAGTTATAACCTCGTCAACACTAATGAGAAACTGTATATTCCCCACAATGGCGTACCCAGCTACTATGTGGCTAGTGTGAACAAAACTGTGCAGAACGAGGTGCGTTCCATGGCTGCTAAACAGAACTCCATCATGAGTGACACCCGTCTCGCCTGGAACAACCGCTATGATGCTCATAACATAAGACTCTTTGCAGGTGCTCGCTTCAACTGGGAAGACTACACACAGACAGCACAATTGGGCTATAACACCACTAATGACAAGATGCCTGCCATCAGCTCTTCGCTTGACAATGCCACACCTTCTGGCTATTCTAACAAGTGGAAGAATATTGCATGCTATCTGCACGCACAGTATGACTACATGCAGCGCTACTACCTGCAGCTGAATATGGCCGCTGAGACCTCCTCACGTTTCGGCCGCGATGCTGACCACTCTGTGAAACTCTTCCAAGTGCCTTGGGGCATATTCCACGGCGCTCAGGCCTCATGGGTCGTTACCAACGAACCATGCTTTGCCGCTGTAAATGGTATTGACTACCTCAAGTTGTCAGTCGGCTACGACGTGAGCGGTAACGACGATATCGATTACTTCGCTGCACGTAGCTACTTCGCCTCCCAGAACTTCATGCAAGACGTGTCAGGTCTGTCATTTGCCAACATTGGCAATACCCATCTGCAGTGGGAGACAACCACACGTTTCAATGCCGGTCTCGAGGCCAACTTCCTCGCTAACCGCCTCAATGTGCGTCTGAACTATTTCCGCAGCAAGGTGGATAACATGCTCATGTATCAGCCTCTGCACTTCACGACCGGTCTGAGAAACAACTGGTCTAACGACGGAGCAATGAAAAATGAAGGCTTCGACATCTCGTTCAATGCCAAACTGCTTGCCCTGAAAGACTTCCAGTGGGAGCTCGGCGCCAGCATGGGCCACTATAAGAATAAGGTCACTCAGCTGCCCGATGGAGACAAGGCCGTAGAGACCAGCGTCTATGGCGCAACCATACGCACTGCCGTGGGACAGACAGCAAACCTCTTCTATGGCTATCGCACACAGGGAGTGTTCTCTACCAGTGAGGAAGCTGCCGCTGCCAACCTTTATACCATGGCTGCCGACGGCGTCACACGACAGTATTTCGCTGCCGGTGACGTTCACTTCACCGATATCAACCTTGATGGACAGATTTCTGATGCTGACCGTATGGTTATTGGCGATCCTAATCCAGATATCTATGGTAACATATTTACCTCTCTGGCTTACAAGCGCTTCAAGCTCGACGTGCGCTTCAACTACTCGCTCGGCAATGATGTATATAACTACATGCGTCAGCAGATGGAGAGCGGCTCCCGCTTCATGAACCAGACAACAGCTATTACAAGCCGGTGGCAGACTGAAGGACAGCAGACCGACATACCACGTGTTACCTTCCAAGACCCCTTGGGCAACAGTCGCTTTAGCGACCGCTGGATAGAGAATGGCAGCTATCTCAAACTCAAGACAGTCACACTCTCATATACCTTGCCTATGAACACCCAGTTCATTCAGGGATTGCAGTTCTGGATTCAGTGCGACAATGTGTTCACACTGACGAAATACTTAGGCAGTGACCCTGAGTTTGCAATGACCAACAACATTATTGGTCAGGGCATCGATGTCGGTCGTCTGCCACAGAGCCGTACACTTGTGGCTGGTGTGAAGATTAATTTGTAA
- a CDS encoding RagB/SusD family nutrient uptake outer membrane protein, protein MITKINNIFKGCLVGCALSLVLTSCSDFLYDDSDIVVYADRDHLTSDGDTLWSVAGIINKMQAVADRTILLGELRGDLVSVTANTENDLRDIASFTTKSGNKYNSPSDYYAVINNCNYFIAKADTALKNNRNEHIFMKEYAAVKAFRAWTYLQLVTIYGQVPLVTEPILSKEQSEQNFRQCGIQEICQYFIDDIAPYAEVETPDYGTIRNTESRLFFFPVYVLLGDLNLWAGNYRAAAENYYKYLTKRNGRNSAFTTGLNSVRFLQNDNHWTSTSDAWSSQFSMTAEQYTAASEIITMIPGDSIPSEGNYSQLRNLFNSNDANDYKESIVASQTLYDLSAAQKYCHYSSGGEYVIAPSNLIENRNGDLRLQACFQIRNNMNVKLLNGNTVTSMVTNSKYMSRNIHVYRRAVVYLRLAEALNRAGFPRFAFQILKSGVNNTVIANEVLPYYPADAVWLSTFDFRDDLYVLETKDHALGENTMGVHSRGCGFSTANTEYVMPTDATLSGQALTDYEMEKVEDLIIDEEALELAFEGYRFSDLMRVALRRGDNSYLSDRIAKRSGTVDAALKSRLDDKSNWYLQIEK, encoded by the coding sequence ATGATTACCAAGATAAACAACATTTTCAAAGGCTGTCTCGTAGGCTGTGCCCTTAGCTTAGTACTTACCTCCTGTAGCGACTTCCTTTACGACGATTCCGATATCGTGGTTTATGCCGACCGCGATCACCTCACAAGTGATGGTGACACACTGTGGTCTGTCGCAGGCATTATCAACAAGATGCAGGCAGTGGCCGACCGCACCATCCTTCTTGGTGAGCTGCGTGGTGACCTCGTCAGTGTGACAGCTAACACGGAGAATGATCTGCGCGACATCGCTTCGTTCACCACAAAGAGTGGCAACAAGTATAACTCACCCTCTGACTACTATGCGGTCATCAACAACTGCAACTACTTCATAGCCAAAGCCGACACAGCTTTGAAGAACAACCGAAATGAGCATATCTTCATGAAGGAATATGCAGCAGTGAAAGCCTTCCGTGCATGGACCTACCTGCAACTGGTGACTATCTACGGACAGGTTCCACTCGTTACTGAGCCTATACTCTCTAAAGAACAGTCGGAACAAAACTTCCGTCAGTGTGGCATTCAGGAGATTTGTCAGTATTTCATTGATGACATTGCGCCTTATGCTGAGGTGGAGACACCGGACTACGGCACCATTCGCAACACCGAGTCACGTCTCTTCTTCTTCCCTGTCTATGTACTTCTTGGCGACCTGAACCTTTGGGCAGGCAACTATCGTGCTGCAGCTGAGAACTACTACAAGTATCTTACTAAGCGTAACGGACGCAACTCGGCATTCACCACAGGTCTCAACAGCGTGCGCTTCCTGCAGAACGACAATCACTGGACTAGTACTTCCGACGCTTGGTCCTCACAGTTCTCTATGACAGCGGAGCAATATACTGCTGCTTCGGAGATCATCACCATGATTCCAGGCGACTCTATCCCTTCTGAGGGTAACTATAGTCAGTTGCGTAATCTGTTCAACTCCAACGATGCAAATGACTACAAAGAGAGCATTGTTGCTTCACAGACCCTCTATGACCTTTCAGCAGCACAGAAGTATTGTCACTACAGCTCTGGTGGAGAGTATGTCATCGCTCCCTCTAACCTTATAGAGAACCGCAATGGAGATTTGCGTCTTCAGGCTTGCTTCCAGATCAGAAATAACATGAACGTGAAGCTTCTCAATGGCAACACGGTGACTAGCATGGTGACAAACAGTAAATATATGTCACGCAATATCCATGTGTATCGTCGCGCGGTAGTCTATCTGCGTCTGGCTGAAGCTCTTAATCGTGCCGGTTTTCCACGCTTTGCGTTCCAGATTCTGAAGTCAGGTGTAAACAACACCGTAATAGCGAACGAAGTGCTGCCTTACTATCCTGCTGATGCTGTCTGGCTGTCAACCTTTGACTTCCGTGATGATCTTTATGTCCTTGAGACCAAAGATCACGCTTTAGGTGAGAATACAATGGGCGTCCACTCTCGCGGTTGCGGCTTCTCTACAGCCAACACTGAGTACGTCATGCCTACCGATGCTACACTCTCGGGACAAGCTCTCACCGACTATGAAATGGAGAAGGTGGAAGATCTCATCATTGATGAGGAAGCACTTGAGCTGGCCTTCGAGGGCTACCGCTTCAGCGATCTTATGCGCGTGGCGCTACGTCGTGGCGATAATTCCTATCTCTCTGATCGCATAGCGAAGCGTAGCGGTACTGTCGATGCAGCCTTGAAGTCACGCCTCGATGACAAGAGCAACTGGTATCTTCAGATTGAGAAATGA
- a CDS encoding DUF6055 domain-containing protein has product MIRFIFSIVLGISVCSLSAQKKIYIPKDLQKMNMESDTAQWSFKRSAETRDLVFFWERGFGHDLQDVPQLEGKPMNINLSVLMERLQSFYTFFRDTLGFGNSNSHADHYKMMVMLMYSLDGTAYGGTYDDFIGGLWVAPNRIQDKTMNCMAHELGHSFQLQIPADKAGDAWGGSGFYEMTSQWMLWQVNPWWLRDENYHFEAFKRLTHKAYLAMENIYHSPYVIQWWSDLRGRKTIAELYRQGRRGDDPVITYKRMFNLSQQQFCYEMLRGYQHLVDFDFKHARKETRPYAQTWSTRLDTLCTGWFVPKDTLEDYGFHIIPLTIGKKMPRPRVVTTGKTAESSVMWALVGIDNKGCPVYGEPGQNRLADKDLQKLYLVVMGAPKEHRPLYQPFNEEDKSAGDDAPRHYLYRLKY; this is encoded by the coding sequence ATGATACGATTTATTTTTTCTATAGTTCTTGGTATTTCTGTCTGTTCACTTTCTGCACAAAAGAAAATCTATATTCCTAAGGACCTGCAGAAGATGAACATGGAGAGCGACACAGCTCAGTGGAGCTTCAAGCGCTCTGCCGAGACGCGCGACCTTGTGTTCTTCTGGGAGCGTGGTTTCGGTCATGACCTGCAAGATGTTCCCCAACTGGAGGGTAAGCCGATGAACATTAATCTGTCTGTACTAATGGAGCGCCTACAGTCGTTCTATACATTTTTCCGCGACACTCTCGGCTTCGGCAATTCCAACAGTCATGCTGACCATTATAAGATGATGGTCATGCTGATGTATTCTCTCGACGGCACTGCCTATGGCGGCACCTACGATGACTTTATTGGCGGACTATGGGTCGCACCAAACCGCATCCAAGATAAGACAATGAACTGCATGGCTCATGAGCTGGGTCACTCTTTCCAACTGCAGATACCAGCCGACAAAGCCGGCGATGCATGGGGCGGTAGCGGCTTCTATGAGATGACATCGCAGTGGATGCTATGGCAGGTAAATCCATGGTGGTTGCGTGATGAGAACTATCATTTCGAGGCTTTCAAACGTCTCACACACAAGGCCTATCTCGCTATGGAGAATATATACCATTCGCCATATGTCATACAGTGGTGGAGCGATCTTCGTGGACGTAAGACCATAGCTGAGCTCTATCGTCAGGGACGTCGTGGCGATGATCCGGTAATCACGTATAAGCGCATGTTCAACTTGTCTCAGCAGCAGTTCTGCTATGAGATGCTTCGCGGCTATCAGCATCTGGTAGATTTCGACTTCAAGCATGCCCGTAAGGAGACTCGTCCCTATGCTCAGACATGGTCCACACGCTTAGACACTTTGTGTACTGGCTGGTTCGTTCCTAAGGACACGCTTGAAGACTATGGCTTCCACATCATCCCGCTCACAATAGGAAAAAAGATGCCTCGGCCGCGTGTTGTGACGACCGGTAAGACTGCCGAAAGCTCTGTGATGTGGGCGCTTGTAGGCATTGATAATAAGGGATGTCCCGTCTATGGGGAACCCGGGCAGAACCGCCTTGCAGATAAAGATCTGCAGAAGCTCTATCTCGTCGTGATGGGGGCTCCCAAGGAACACAGGCCACTTTACCAGCCTTTTAACGAGGAAGATAAGAGTGCTGGGGACGATGCTCCACGTCATTATCTCTACAGACTGAAATACTGA